The Dreissena polymorpha isolate Duluth1 chromosome 2, UMN_Dpol_1.0, whole genome shotgun sequence nucleotide sequence GGCCggttatcaataaaaaaaatgaaaattactgtGAGACGTCTTAGGGCCGTCAGTTGGTAAACCAGTCAACAAATCCCAAACCGTTGACGAAAACCGAGCTCTCAAGTGCCCCAAGGAAATATTTAGCTGCGGAAGTTTCAGGGCCTGGGTGATTACAATTTGTATGTGTCGACTATTACAGTAGATATGTTGAGCTTGAGGTCACCAAAGTAATAACGAGCGGCGCAAAACTAGTGTCAATCTTGGAAAATGGTGTTTGACGCATGTATTGCCATTATCTCTTCTTACAGACAATACTATAAGTTGTGTTGCGAGCATTTCGAAAACTATGAATATAATGAATTGAACAAAGGCGAAATACCCCCAGGCGGCCAACTAATGAGCAATCTGTATCATGTTCGAGAAAAGACGCAGATAAAGGTTCGAAAACATGCATGAACAATTCAATAATTTTAAACTGGTGTAGATGCATCGCTAATTTATATAGTAATTGAATATATTGTTTAGTAAAGACAACACGCGTGATGCTTGCCCCGCGGATGCTAGTAAATTTCAATTATTCTAACATGTGATTCGGGTATCAAATGGCCTACAACGTGGATTTAGTAAATGGTCAGTTTGGTTGCTCGTTAGTGTCAAACGGACGATTTATGGGAAGTGTTTGAGAAAATAACACGTACTAGCAGCATGTTGTTTTATCGTCATggttaaaatgttttcatttgacaATGTggtgatttattttgataaactttgtcCAGATTGTTTGATAAATGCATGGTGTAATTTGTTATTATGAATTGCGTGTGAATGTATGGGTTAATGTTTTAGTATGCACATGTAGATAATTCATTAATTAGGAGGGATTGAAGTCTAACGTGCACTGGCCACGCCTACTTGCTGCGCACGCCAAGAAACCAATGCCTCTGCGATTACACGTACAGCGGGAGTTTGGTTTGTATGCCTGAAGAGTGCGGATGTACTTAAAAAAGTAGAACTGTCAATTGTATTTGAGCCTTTAATGGTCATCCTTAAATGGTGTTAAACAGTGTAATATGTAGAAGAAACACTACAAAGACCTAACTATGCAAAGACTTAAATGAAATATGTTCATACTGACATATTTTCATacaatacaaacacaaataataaaatacataattttatttataactcTACAACAACAATCAACTTCTTTTTATCTTACGCATTAACGTTTTGCACAAAAATAGTAACATGAACACAACGAAGATGAACAAGGCAAAATACTTTTATAAGCTTTACTTCATACACATAACAATTTGATTGCACACATTTCTTAATCAACACGATAATAATGTAAAGATAGAAAAGGACGCATATATCTCTAGATAAAAAGTAACTAACTCTAGAACAATATATCACACGTGAGCATGCAACCATAGAGATATATCACAAACTGTGCCTCAACATAAGTGAAAGCTCACTAGTTCTaattcaataaatacatttgtttcgaGATACATAACGTTAAACAATTTAATCTGCGACACTTAATGTCAGACATGTATTTTTGGCTCCGGTACCTAAGAACTTACAAATAATTAGATAACAAAAGTCAGTTCTAACAGACATCTAATAGACTAAaccaaaataaaattatcaaacaaGCCGCATTGAAACTGGACAAATAATAAAGATGTAGAACATTTCAATGGTATTGCTATCTATACGCAAAGGTGGGTGATACCCCTATTAAATCGGCGAGTACATGGGGTATATACTCCGTAAGTAGAATTTGTAAACAGTGGTTATTCCATAATTGAATGCGTTTctaacagaattttttttttttaatcaaattgtcGACGCCATTTACTCTCAATATAATTGATACCGATTTTAATATCAATTGTATTAGTTTCTGTGGCTTAGGGGATTAAACAGTAAGATCTGAAGAGTAGTCAAAAagtattattaatacatgtatatgcatcagTAAAACAGACGGATGCTATCGAATGTGGACGACTGTTCAAATAAAATgaaactagaaaaaaaaacaactacgaagattgcgagAACAACAGGATCAAATTCGCTAACGCAAAATATACAGCAAGAATATCTGTAAACTGATTCGTGCTTCTCAATACAATGGGTCCAGTTATTTGAATGCAATTTTATCTTCAGATCAAAGACATCGAAATAACAAGCTAGACATCATAAAACATGTTTCTTGAATTGTTCACATTAGCTTCTTCTAACCATCCAAATAACACATTGTGCACAATAAATCAATTTCCATTATTTTCAATTTACCGACATTTATCCGATCTGATAGCACACAAAAAAAACGTGCGACGGAATGACGGGCGAgcaaaatgcaaataatttgcTCACATATCACGTATGCAAGTATACATTGTTTACACAAAATTATTCAACCGGTCAGCTATGCATCTCTAAGATCATCAAATGTGAAATCAGCTATTTTACAAGGAACGTTCTTTCATACTTTGTATGATTTCCCAGTGCCATCTGGATTAACGACTCGAAACGCTTTCAGTGAAATCAATGGAAAGTCAATGTACTTATACTTAAAAAACGTACAGATAACTCCTAACTTTAACTGGCAACTGACATTAGCGCAATACACCTGCCCGCCGTATTCTAAACCTTCTGGTTCTACAAAATATGGAGCGTCACGCTCCAGTCTGAGTCTTTCGTCAGCGTCTGGATCAGTTATAATATGATGAACGCCCATGATGCATTTTATGTCGTCTGACCTGCAAATAAACGCACTGCAGTTTAAGCATTGGAATTCCACTTGGTTGACCATGTTCAAGCGTCTTCTCTCTTTTTCTCGGTCACGTTCTTCTTTCATCTCCGTTTGTATCTTGAGAAGCTCATTTTCCCAAAGATTGACATGATCATCTATGAATGCCTGCAAGTGCGGTACAATCTGATTCATAAGCTCCTCGCAACGGTGATTCTCTTCTTCTTTATCAAGTATCCACGATCCCTCTTCCGATATCACAAGATATCGACTGAAATCAGACTGAACGCGGCCtaacaaaacaatcaaaacaCAATGAACGACAAACACAACCAACGTTTAACAAGAGCAAGTAAATGTGTATCATCAGGTATCATTTGTCAACAGAACTTTTCTCGCATTGTTGGTAAATCACACTTTGTCAAATGTAAGGATTTTAAATCGAAGAGATAACATTAACAATATTCAAAGTTTACGTAATATAGCTGTAAAACAAGTATTCACAGTTTACccaatatacatataaaatattaaagcacGTTTACATTTATAGAGTAAACACTTATCTAGGATGAGGGGGAGAAGTTTACTTACGAAGAAGACACGGTTTAAATCCTTTCAAATTCCCATTTTATATCAACTATAATTGAGTTAAACAACAATTGATACAATACTATGTCAGCGGTGCTTGTTCATATAgatgaaataattttttaaatatattattttatagagAAACATACCTATGGATTGACGGCGCACACTTTCGTTGGTGACGTGCTCATAACGGATCACGAGGTTACACTTATGGATATCAAGTCCTTCTTCTGCAACCGACGTTGCTATAATCACCTTGTGACGACCGCCTTTGAAATATTCCAGAGCATCCTTCTGTTTACATTTGGTCATACCTGAAATGGGGTTAAAACCTTAACAATGGcagacataaaaaataacaaggtAAGTATCATCCATTGTATCCAACCACACAAATGTGATAAATGCGGAATTGTTTACAACGCTTGGTATGTTCCAATCAAGCATATTCATTATTCAACATTAACGTCAATTGAAATGACTAAAATTAAAAGATATTTACCTCCTTTCGAAGTTGCCACATTTTGACCAACAAACTCTGATGCGTGTAAGATTTTCAAATTGTCCGTCTCGTTAATCCAGCTTACAAGTGCCTTTGCGAGTTCACGGGTTTTCACAGATATGATTCCTCTGGAAGTGCTGTCAGCAACGAGCACGTCTTGTAGAATTTGTCCCATTTTAACTAATTTTGGGTTTTCAGGTTCATCATCAAAGCACTCCGAAAACATCATTCCTTTAAGTATATAATTGATCATTATTATGATGGACCGAAAAACTCATATGACTACTGACTGATAAAAGTCATACCGCTGTGAAAGGTTTGAACATAAtagtaatttaaaataaatttttccGCATGTAATAAtagtaatttaaaataaatttttccGCATGTAATTTTTGGATgtgtattatttttaacaaagatacgtgttttaagttttaaattcaTGTACACTATAAAAAGAAGAGGTCCGCTGTGCAAATAgatattttgacatattttatgtATTCTTATTATACTTAAAGATCATCGTATCAAATTTCGCATACGAACATTAACAACATATTTTCGCTTAAGTGCGTTATTTGGATACACAGCATGTACTAGGAAGTTGTGCAATTCATTTCAGGAATTTTAAAGTATCGTTAATTTGTCTTGACGAGTTCATAGTCATTTTATGTTATAGTAAAGTAACAGTAAAAATCGAGCCCTTTCCCATAATAGCGCTACTCCATTTAACAACATTAAGGGTGTTTTTATAACATGGTTTTATAATGCATTTCTACTATCGctattgtgttatattttaattttattatcagTATTCAAACGAGATACACATACCATCGTAGAAATTAATCAGTCTAGCGTATGTCTCAACGTGTTCAGGCACTTCTCTGAACTCTTGCATAAAGTCTTCCAATATCATGATTGCATCTATAATTCTAGCGTCCTTATGGATCATGAGTGCGTTGTTGTAAGCCTACGAAATAGGAATAGGATATGCACACTGGTGGTTGATACCCGCAAACCCTTGGATGAGGGGGATGCCTTACGCTGATTTGAATTTTTATAGTGGTATAATATACTTTGAAAAGCCGTTTTCATTCAATACTATTCCAATTTAagcaaaacaagatgtgtttggttattcactatgtccccatatctatgaactttgaccttgaaggatgacattgacctttcaccactcaaaatgtgcagctcaatgagatacacatgcatgtcaaatatcaagttgctatcttcaatattgcaaaagtattcgttaaatgagcgattttgacccatatatatttgacctttgaccttgaaggatgaccatgaccttgacatttcaacactcaaaatgtgcagctccatgagatacacatgcatgccaaatacgaagttgctatcttcaatatttcaatttatggcaaatgttaaagttggagcaaacaaacaaacaaagcaacaaaccaagagacagggcaaaaacaatatgtcccccactatagtggtgggggacatacaaatatttaaacataattttttaagcATTAAACACTTAGGCGCAGAgaccattttgtgtttttttacttacAATAGAGAGCGCAGTGATAAATATATTTACCTCCAAATGCCTTCGGCATAGGTTCAAAATCATTCGAAGAAGATCAAACTGAAGCCCATGGATTGTTTCATTTACAAAATCGGCGTTCCATAGCAAATACCCCTCCGTTCCAAAAATTGCTAATGGTATCCTGCATGTCGCAATAGTCGCATCGTCCAAAATATCACCTATGCGagtattcaaatataaacataaaaccCTACTGCTTTAGTAACCCTTGTGCATACGCAATATTTTCAACAACCACTAAAATAggatgaaataaaatatatatttctataatctaatatataaattGACTGCACCACTTACATGATTCCAAAATGTGACTGTCAATTTGTTTGACAACAGCCATTACAGCCTCAGCAAAGCGATCATGAGCTCTGCGTGGAACAGGTACAGGTTCTGACAAAATGAAAATTCATAATAATTCCTAGAGGAACAAGCCAAACatataattaattaagtaattgcTCTTTAAAATGCACATGCTTATCATTTTACTACATCATCAACGTAATTCAAATGGTACTCATAATCAAAAACAATACATGGCGTAAAGAGTGCACGAGATTGGCCGTAATCTCCTGTATTGATCACATTCATTTTTGGCAACGAATGTAACTATATGCAATTATGATTTCTAGTGCAGACTACCTTCGATAGGGCAGTTCGTACGTTTCTTCAGTTCTTCTTTGTTAACTGGGTTTCTAACGGTACAGAGAAACTTAGCGTCCATATTTGCCAAGATATTCTTCATGTGTTTCACACCGGCTTCCCAGGCAGTACTTCCACCAACACCAAGTGAAGTTGTCAAACCAACAACCTTGAACGACAGAGCAACTTAAATCATCGGATTCCTATATTTGGCATGATTTGTCGATTTAGTAGACGTAGGATACATGATTGAAGAAGTTAAACTGAATACATTGTTAGCATAGACATTAAGAAGGCGATTATTCCTTGTTTTATCATTTTGTTCAGCACTGTTGGTTATATCATATAGCGTACAGGCAAAAGGTTGATTGTCTTAACTAAAAAACTAGCGGATTTCGAACATAAATTTCTTTCTTGATGATGTTACTGGTGGTCCATCATTCCTCTATTTGAGCTTTTATTTACTAGAAAGTTTATTTTCGCATTAACTAACAAGAGAACGTCATGCTTTTTCTGCTATAACATAACAAGGGGCGTAATTGCCCTCAAACGCTCACCTGAAACCATACGGAAATAAACTCTTCTGAGCAATACAGTTTCactatgttttataataaaactgCCCCGACAATGGAAGCCATGCTTTTCATCAAAACACAATCATTCATCAATACAAGTGTTAGCATGTTCTTAGCAAGTTCCATCCTGAGTCTGTTACACATGTGTTTACCAGAGTCGTCAAATGGATTAAGGAAAGCCACATAAGGAAACAAATGCCTGGCCTCATGGCGGGCATGCTTTTTGATGAACTGGAATCATAACTCAATCGACCGAGAAATCGTAACACCAAATATTAAgacaagttttatgaagaatgGGCATAAATGTGGCATCAAGGATGCATAATGCGACCAAGTAACCTAGTTTTGAAGTTACGTGACCCAGTTAGAACTCGGTCGAGATATCAAATGTTCTGACGAATGGTCATAaaagatttggcaataaatgtggtctctagcgTTTTCAAAAGCTTCTAATTTATTTCGAGCAAGTGATCCAGTTTGTGATCCCAAGTAACTCGTTCGaaacatcatttgaacaaatgtccTGGGCAAGTTTCACCAAGTTTTGGCAATATATGTGGCCGCTAGAATATTTACAAGCTTTTCCTTTGGTTTTATCTTGTAAccttaatattgatttcacaagACTCAAATTAAACTCGGGAGGGATATGATTGGGGCATtaattctgaacaagtttcataaagattttgGCTATAAATGCGGGTCCTGGAGTTTTCACAAGCGTTTATTTTAATATGGCATTGAAACCTAGATTCGGAAACTCTTTATAACACAGTTTAGAAATCAATCGGAATAGCATTTGGACAAACATTtcgacaaagtttcatgaaaattgggaatcaaatgtggcctctagagagttcataattattttcttgaaccTAATGACTTAATTTTTCACCTCCGTTGACAAATCTCCAAACTcaaccgagatatcattggggctACTTTTCTGACAAA carries:
- the LOC127866399 gene encoding antiviral innate immune response receptor RIG-I-like — encoded protein: MQVHLRRQKAQALLAKVIFVVENEALAFQQGKLFAKKLPAYRTKVFTGSVQRDKQQYLWDFLASRDIFVVTAQVLVNALKTGQIQSLTQFSLIVFDECHNSNKQHRYNEIMWKYIEMKLQPGTDVAGLPQVVGLTTSLGVGGSTAWEAGVKHMKNILANMDAKFLCTVRNPVNKEELKKRTNCPIEEPVPVPRRAHDRFAEAVMAVVKQIDSHILESCDILDDATIATCRIPLAIFGTEGYLLWNADFVNETIHGLQFDLLRMILNLCRRHLEAYNNALMIHKDARIIDAIMILEDFMQEFREVPEHVETYARLINFYDGMMFSECFDDEPENPKLVKMGQILQDVLVADSTSRGIISVKTRELAKALVSWINETDNLKILHASEFVGQNVATSKGGMTKCKQKDALEYFKGGRHKVIIATSVAEEGLDIHKCNLVIRYEHVTNESVRRQSIGRVQSDFSRYLVISEEGSWILDKEEENHRCEELMNQIVPHLQAFIDDHVNLWENELLKIQTEMKEERDREKERRRLNMVNQVEFQCLNCSAFICRSDDIKCIMGVHHIITDPDADERLRLERDAPYFVEPEGLEYGGQVYCANVSCQLKLGVICTFFKYKYIDFPLISLKAFRVVNPDGTGKSYKV